Proteins co-encoded in one Helicoverpa zea isolate HzStark_Cry1AcR chromosome 30, ilHelZeax1.1, whole genome shotgun sequence genomic window:
- the LOC124644446 gene encoding putative aminopeptidase W07G4.4 has protein sequence MSAIEYKLYENVFIETNLQSVDYDAVILILYPEDIQVPLPRHIQSFIDKIAKVDKHIHKTTTVWNCDYVSGERLVLSPTGKISPYHDARVVREAAYKGMVRAMDAGAKKPLLVVQNVVNFPDGQLVCILGALEALYIPLQTRERDNTKNISWIGLHSEEKLSEQFEKTVRNALALEKSRILARDIAGSDPERMTPVNIVNYVKSSFSGDSNIFIKVIDDSNTINEEYPLLAAVNRAASQIDRHKARVVEIEYRPSDPSRVTQTLLLVGKGVTYDTGGADLKISGKMAGMCRDKSGAAAVAGFLKACSLLKPPHLKVIGVLCLCRNSIGEDSYVPDELLVSKSGKTVRVTNTDAEGRFAMADSLFKMGELAVKELNPHLYTIATLTGHARLCYGNYTAALDNHSARSTNHSSALQFSGSRVGEGFEVSVIRPEDLTVNNGKGKGEDLIQVDMDAKARHHQLAGGFLIKVGGLEDKNVKYTHLDIAGGAGSPPSEPTAVPILTLCHVHKVLM, from the coding sequence ATGTCTGCGATCGAGTATAAACTATACGAAAATGTATTCATCGAAACTAATTTACAATCAGTTGATTATGATGCCGTGATCCTCATTTTGTATCCTGAAGACATTCAAGTACCGTTGCCAAGGCATATACAAAGTTTTATCGACAAAATTGCCAAAGTTGATAAGCATATACATAAGACTACAACTGTCTGGAATTGTGACTATGTGTCTGGTGAAAGACTAGTGCTGTCTCCAACGGGGAAGATAAGCCCATATCATGATGCGAGGGTGGTTAGAGAAGCAGCCTATAAAGGCATGGTGAGAGCTATGGATGCTGGTGCGAAAAAACCTCTCCTGGTTGTGCAAAATGTGGTGAACTTCCCTGATGGACAGTTAGTCTGCATTTTGGGCGCTCTAGAAGCTTTATACATACCCCTACAAACAAGAGAAAGGGATAACACCAAGAATATTTCATGGATTGGTCTCCATTCCGAAGAGAAGTTAAGCGAACAATTTGAGAAGACTGTCCGTAATGCGTTAGCTTTGGAAAAGTCTAGAATACTCGCTCGAGATATCGCTGGGAGTGATCCGGAGAGAATGACACCAGTTAACATTGTAAACTATGTGAAATCATCATTTAGTGGCGACAGTAATATCTTCATTAAAGTCATTGATGACAGCAATACTATTAATGAAGAGTATCCATTGTTAGCAGCTGTGAACAGAGCAGCGAGTCAAATTGACAGACACAAGGCTAGAGTCGTCGAAATTGAGTATAGACCATCAGACCCAAGCAGAGTAACTCAAACTCTTCTGCTAGTTGGCAAAGGAGTGACTTATGATACTGGCGGTGCCGATTTGAAGATCTCAGGGAAAATGGCGGGCATGTGTCGAGACAAAAGTGGAGCAGCCGCCGTCGCCGGCTTTCTAAAAGCCTGTTCTTTACTCAAACCACCTCATTTGAAGGTCATCGGCGTTCTATGTCTCTGCAGAAACTCTATTGGCGAAGACTCTTACGTTCCTGATGAATTACTGGTATCAAAAAGTGGTAAAACCGTTAGAGTGACGAATACAGATGCTGAAGGAAGATTTGCGATGGCAGATTCGTTGTTCAAAATGGGTGAATTAGCTGTCAAAGAGTTAAACCCTCATCTGTATACCATTGCAACTTTGACAGGCCATGCTAGGTTGTGTTACGGGAATTATACTGCTGCGCTTGACAACCACAGCGCAAGGAGTACGAATCATTCGTCCGCTTTGCAATTCAGTGGGTCTCGTGTCGGCGAAGGTTTTGAAGTATCTGTCATACGGCCAGAGGATTTGACAGTTAATAACGGAAAGGGCAAAGGCGAAGACTTAATCCAGGTTGATATGGATGCGAAGGCTCGTCATCATCAGCTTGCAGGAGGCTTTCTAATCAAAGTTGGAGGGTTAGAAGATAAAAATGTGAAATACACCCATTTGGATATCGCTGGAGGTGCCGGCTCACCGCCTTCGGAGCCAACGGCTGTGCCAATTTTAACTCTATGCCATGTACATAAGGTgcttatgtaa